A stretch of the Uranotaenia lowii strain MFRU-FL chromosome 3, ASM2978415v1, whole genome shotgun sequence genome encodes the following:
- the LOC129752082 gene encoding uncharacterized protein LOC129752082 — translation MSCKTVRANVSSRNRAYSASLDFLITPSITKLPTGKVDINSWNFPRDFELADPSFNVPREVDMIIGAEVFYDVLKKGRMKIGNNIPTLAETMFGWVVSGSAKTTNKRSSQRVCQVNTTHDDVNRTLMKFWELENCCNSSTMTAVERAVEMHFEETHRRSSDGRFIVRMPFNDLRSQLGDSFETAKQRFIKLMMSLSRNPARQEQYEKFMNEYLALGHMKEVNDSPKECYFLPHHAVFKESSSTTKIRVVFDASAASSTGISLNDTQLVGPTVQSDLVTIILRFCIHQVVLTADIPKMYRQVQIHEDDRRFQRILWLNEKGEMSIFELSTVTYGCSSAPYLATRSLIQLASDESETFPLAAEVIRKDSYIDDFITGGKTIADVIEIYKQLNGILEKGGFGVHKFCSNSEEVLKMIPAELQEKQMDFEGSDINNTIKTLGLIWNPSEDYFVFNVPPLDSSIKPTKRIVLAEIGRLFDPLGFLGPVVTLAKLTMQELWRLKLDWEDELPQEQLEIWKSFRQQLCSVKNIRKQRCVIPGKVKSIELHGYCDASKVAYGACLYVRSLTENEEIEVRLICSKSRVAPLKPMTVPRLELCGALLLAQLTEKVKEALNIKFDSVTLWSDSQIVLSWLKKSPLTLNEFVCNRVATIVELTHDYEWRYVRSQCNPADSLSRGELPEQLLENEQWWTGPVALHKMESIEEPTFEILAIESLPEIRKVKHTLIMAPKQQPFDLSRLSNFNRLNRAWGYVLRFIANKCTKTKNYEPLTAEELSRASRIICRLVQNQAFGDLKKDLSSVSMKRNNYSSLALQL, via the coding sequence TAATCACCCCTTCGATCACCAAGCTGCCTACAGGTAAAGTAGACATCAATTCATGGAATTTTCCTCGAGATTTTGAACTCGCCGATCCTTCTTTTAACGTTCCACGCGAGGTGGACATGATAATCGGCGCAGAAGTTTTCTATGACGTTCTGAAGAAAGGACGAATGAAAATCGGTAACAACATTCCTACTCTCGCTGAAACTATGTTCGGCTGGGTTGTTAGCGGTTCAGCAAAGACAACAAATAAACGATCCTCCCAGCGTGTTTGCCAAGTGAACACCACCCATGATGATGTTAATCGAACCCTTATGAAGTTTTGGGAGCTCGAAAATTGTTGTAACTCTTCTACTATGACTGCGGTGGAACGCGCCGTAGAAATGCATTTCGAAGAAACGCACCGTCGTTCATCTGATGGCCGTTTTATCGTGCGCATGCCTTTCAATGATCTCAGGAGTCAACTAGGCGATTCCTTTGAAACTGCCAAGCAAAGATTCATCAAGCTAATGATGAGTCTTTCCCGAAATCCTGCCAGGCAGGAACAATATGAGAAGTTCATGAACGAATATTTGGCCCTCGGCCACATGAAGGAAGTTAATGACAGTCCCAAGGAATGTTACTTCCTACCGCACCATGCGGTCTTTAAGGAATCAAGTTCCACAACGAAGATTCGAGTCGTGTTCGACGCTTCGGCGGCGTCGTCAACAGGCATTTCGCTGAATGACACCCAATTGGTCGGCCCAACGGTGCAAAGTGATTTAGTCACTATCATTTTAAGATTCTGCATTCATCAGGTGGTTCTGACAGCCGATATTCCCAAGATGTACCGTCAAGTTCAGATCCATGAAGACGATAGACGATTCCAGCGTATCTTATGGCTCAACGAGAAGGGTGAAATGTCTATTTTCGAATTATCGACGGTCACATATGGTTGCTCAAGTGCGCCCtatttggcaacacgctcgctGATCCAGTTGGCTTCTGATGAATCTGAAACATTCCCGCTCGCGGCGGAAGTAATTCGAAAAGACAGCTACATAGATGATTTCATTACGGGTGGCAAAACAATAGCTGACGTAATTGAAATATACAAGCAGCTCAACGGAATTCTCGAGAAAGGTGGTTTTGGTGTCCACAAGTTCTGCTCCAACAGCGAggaagttttaaaaatgattccaGCAGAACTTCAAGAAAAGcagatggattttgaaggatcGGACATCAACAACACAATCAAGACACTTGGACTGATATGGAATCCAAGTGAAGACTACTTCGTGTTCAACGTACCACCGCTAGACAGCAGCATCAAACCGACGAAGCGCATAGTTTTGGCTGAAATTGGACGTCTCTTCGACCCACTGGGATTTTTGGGTCCAGTGGTGACTTTGGCGAAACTTACTATGCAAGAACTATGGCGATTGAAATTGGATTGGGAAGATGAACTTCCACAAGAGCAACTGGAAATCTGGAAATCGTTCCGGCAACAATTGTGTTCAGTGAAGAATATTCGGAAGCAACGATGTGTTATTCCTGGAAAAGTGAAAAGCATTGAACTACACGGGTATTGTGACGCCTCTAAGGTTGCTTACGGTGCCTGCCTGTATGTTCgaagtttaactgaaaatgaagaaatcgAAGTACGTTTGATCTGCAGTAAATCCCGTGTCGCACCACTCAAACCTATGACCGTCCCTCGACTGGAACTCTGCGGAGCCCTCTTGTTGGCTCAACTTACTGAGAAGGTGAAAGAAGCTCTCAACATTAAATTCGACAGTGTTACGCTTTGGTCAGACTCACAAATCGTTCTGAGTTGGCTGAAGAAAAGTCCATTAACGTTAAATGAATTTGTATGCAACCGAGTGGCTACTATCGTAGAGCTTACTCACGACTACGAATGGAGATACGTACGATCCCAATGCAATCCAGCAGATTCTTTGTCCCGTGGAGAGCTTCCAGAGCAACTTTTGGAGAACGAGCAGTGGTGGACAGGCCCAGTCGCACTACACAAAATGGAATCGATTGAAGAACCGACATTTGAGATTCTTGCAATCGAAAGTTTGCCCGAAATACGAAAGGTGAAACACACGCTGATAATGGCTCCAAAGCAACAACCATTTGATTTGTCACGTCTAAGCAACTTTAACCGATTGAACCGAGCGTGGGGATACGTGTTGAGGTTCATTGCCAACAAATGTACCAAGACGAAGAATTATGAGCCACTTACAGCAGAAGAGCTTTCCAGAGCATCCCGCATAATTTGCAGATTAGTTCAGAACCAAGCGTTCGGCGATCTTAAAAAAGATTTGTCATCAGTTTCTATGAAACGAAACAACTATTCAAGTTTGGCACTTCAACTTTAA